A region from the Campylobacter blaseri genome encodes:
- a CDS encoding KdsC family phosphatase: protein MIDIIFLDVDGCMSDGGIYYTNSKEEIKKFNTKDGFGIVNWIKLGKKVAIITGRKSNIVEYRAKELGIHYLIQNSKDKLSDAKEILKKEGLNFSSAAAIGDDLNDLKLLKAVKFSFKPKDAMNDIKTDITLSKKGGEGAIREMIEIIIEKDDLKELWLKKWL from the coding sequence ATGATAGATATTATATTTCTTGATGTGGATGGGTGTATGAGTGATGGCGGAATTTATTATACCAACAGCAAAGAAGAGATTAAAAAATTTAATACAAAAGATGGCTTTGGTATTGTAAATTGGATTAAGCTTGGAAAAAAGGTCGCTATCATTACAGGAAGAAAATCTAATATAGTAGAATATAGAGCTAAGGAGCTAGGAATTCATTATCTCATTCAAAACTCAAAAGATAAATTAAGCGATGCAAAAGAAATTTTAAAAAAAGAGGGTCTAAATTTTAGTAGCGCAGCAGCTATTGGAGATGATCTTAATGACTTAAAACTTTTAAAGGCTGTAAAGTTTAGTTTTAAACCTAAAGATGCAATGAATGATATAAAAACAGATATAACACTGTCAAAAAAAGGTGGTGAAGGTGCTATAAGAGAGATGATAGAAATTATCATAGAAAAAGATGACTTAAAAGAGCTGTGGCTTAAAAAATGGTTATAA
- a CDS encoding LptA/OstA family protein, translating to MVFNKTRLIKFLFFILILSLGLNAEQVEVTADNFFADEIKLESVLTGNVKMKKGSFDTLNSDKFFIYFDKDKNPLKYKATGNARFNIMINNSEYKGKGDILTYDPNTNIYTLEGNAYINEITTKREVFGDKITISQDNGKYEVESSRSSKNPSKKPARLIFQIEDKG from the coding sequence ATGGTTTTCAACAAAACAAGATTAATCAAATTTCTATTTTTTATCTTGATACTTTCTTTAGGATTAAATGCCGAACAAGTGGAGGTTACTGCTGATAATTTTTTTGCAGATGAGATAAAATTAGAAAGTGTCTTAACAGGTAATGTAAAGATGAAAAAGGGCTCTTTTGATACTTTAAATAGTGATAAATTTTTTATATATTTTGATAAAGATAAAAATCCATTAAAATACAAAGCAACAGGCAATGCTAGATTTAATATAATGATTAATAATAGTGAATATAAAGGCAAGGGTGATATTTTGACATATGATCCAAATACAAACATATACACCTTAGAAGGGAATGCATATATTAATGAAATAACTACTAAAAGAGAAGTTTTTGGCGATAAGATTACTATTAGTCAAGATAATGGTAAATACGAAGTTGAAAGCTCAAGAAGCTCTAAAAATCCTAGTAAAAAACCAGCAAGGCTAATTTTCCAAATAGAGGATAAAGGTTGA
- the hisB gene encoding imidazoleglycerol-phosphate dehydratase HisB: MIEKSRTTKETNIKIALEIYGDGKSEISSGIGFFDHMLEALTKHSLMDMKLSCNGDLYVDGHHTVEDIGIIIGKAIQESVYPIQKVERYGNSVVVMDEAAVECALDFSNRPFLFYNGIKNGIIGEFDCELVEEFFRALAFNAGITLHINVLRGSNKHHIVEATFKAFAVAFRRALTKNEKMKVPSTKGIL; this comes from the coding sequence ATGATAGAAAAAAGTAGAACTACAAAAGAGACAAATATAAAAATCGCTTTAGAGATTTATGGCGATGGAAAATCAGAAATTTCATCTGGCATTGGTTTTTTTGACCATATGTTAGAGGCTTTAACAAAGCACTCTTTAATGGATATGAAACTTAGTTGTAATGGTGATTTATACGTTGATGGACATCATACAGTTGAAGATATAGGAATTATAATAGGAAAAGCTATACAAGAGTCAGTATATCCTATACAAAAAGTTGAAAGGTATGGAAATAGCGTTGTTGTTATGGACGAAGCTGCTGTTGAATGTGCTTTAGATTTTTCAAATAGACCATTTTTGTTTTATAATGGTATAAAAAATGGAATAATAGGTGAGTTTGATTGTGAGTTAGTTGAAGAGTTTTTTAGAGCTTTGGCATTTAATGCAGGAATTACTTTGCATATTAATGTTTTAAGAGGTAGCAACAAACATCATATAGTAGAAGCTACATTTAAGGCATTTGCAGTTGCATTTAGAAGAGCTTTAACGAAAAATGAAAAAATGAAAGTTCCTAGTACAAAGGGAATTTTATGA
- a CDS encoding lytic transglycosylase domain-containing protein, protein MKFLLKLIAISTLAIALKANTDSANYKSKLILHEILYDFNIKNTKENMDILSSIQDSIKDRDLRDFKTIIQNSPENVSIVQNELANIEAPYFLLYLAMVESKFLNRATSNMRAGGMWQFMPSTARAFGLRVNKDVDERRDPFASTDTAFEYLDFLNAQFNKWYVSLMAYNCGDGCMRKVIRHGDSDDFSTILLSSKTPKETKNFIKRIIKYSIISKREDSKQLLSSLESRYKLEKVMVKPGTKLYSVSNSINLDLKIMQQYNLHIKNGEAPRGSEGYYFYIPEDKLELYALNYIGKVIKDEKNSSKFQTYKVAKNDTLSSIANRLGTTIKELKAANNLKNSFIKVDQELKIPVASFEPQKYKVKKGDTLLALASKFNVDKKDIIKNNNIKNQILVAGDTIVIP, encoded by the coding sequence ATGAAATTTTTATTAAAACTTATAGCAATATCTACTTTGGCTATTGCTCTAAAGGCTAATACAGATTCAGCTAATTACAAATCTAAATTGATACTTCATGAAATTTTATATGATTTTAATATAAAAAATACAAAAGAGAATATGGATATTCTTAGCAGTATACAAGATAGTATCAAAGATAGAGACTTAAGAGATTTTAAAACAATCATACAAAATAGCCCAGAGAATGTGTCTATTGTCCAAAATGAACTTGCAAATATAGAAGCACCATATTTTTTACTTTATCTTGCTATGGTGGAGTCTAAATTTCTAAACAGAGCCACTTCAAATATGAGAGCAGGCGGAATGTGGCAATTTATGCCATCAACTGCTAGAGCTTTTGGATTAAGGGTTAATAAAGATGTTGATGAGAGAAGAGATCCTTTCGCTTCAACTGATACAGCTTTTGAATATCTTGATTTTTTAAATGCACAGTTTAATAAGTGGTATGTTTCTTTGATGGCCTATAATTGTGGTGATGGCTGTATGAGAAAAGTGATACGCCACGGAGATAGCGATGATTTTAGCACTATACTTTTAAGTAGTAAAACACCCAAAGAGACTAAGAATTTCATAAAAAGAATCATAAAATATTCAATAATTTCAAAAAGAGAGGATTCAAAACAGCTTTTATCAAGTCTTGAATCTAGATATAAACTAGAAAAAGTAATGGTTAAACCAGGAACAAAGCTTTATAGTGTTTCAAATAGTATAAATTTAGATTTAAAAATCATGCAACAATATAACCTGCATATAAAAAATGGAGAGGCTCCAAGGGGAAGCGAAGGGTATTATTTTTATATACCAGAAGATAAGTTAGAATTATATGCACTAAACTATATAGGCAAAGTTATTAAGGATGAAAAAAACAGTAGCAAATTTCAGACATATAAAGTTGCTAAAAATGATACTTTAAGCTCTATTGCCAATAGACTTGGCACTACTATTAAGGAACTAAAAGCTGCTAATAATTTAAAAAACAGTTTTATAAAAGTAGATCAAGAACTTAAAATTCCAGTAGCCTCTTTTGAACCTCAAAAATACAAAGTTAAAAAAGGGGATACATTGCTTGCTTTAGCTAGTAAATTTAATGTTGATAAAAAAGATATAATCAAAAATAATAATATTAAAAATCAAATTTTGGTTGCAGGAGATACAATTGTCATTCCTTAG
- a CDS encoding septal ring lytic transglycosylase RlpA family protein gives MRPYTINGKTYYPTTVKVGDIQRGLASWYGPNFHGKSTSNGEKYNMYAQTAAHKTYPMNTMVKVTNLNNSKSAIVRINDRGPFVKGRIIDLSKKVANDLGVIATGTAPVILEVVGFHGHQISKTAPSSERVYTGGVFMVQVGAFRRLEGANIYKNKYDGTGGYSAVVREFELDRYPIYRVFLTGFRSEEEARDFAYNTHISGAFITRQ, from the coding sequence ATGAGACCATATACTATAAATGGCAAAACGTACTATCCTACAACTGTAAAGGTGGGGGATATACAGCGAGGACTAGCTAGCTGGTATGGACCAAACTTTCATGGTAAAAGCACCTCAAATGGTGAAAAATACAATATGTATGCACAAACAGCAGCACATAAAACATATCCTATGAACACTATGGTAAAAGTTACAAATTTGAATAATTCAAAAAGCGCTATTGTGAGGATAAATGACAGGGGTCCTTTTGTAAAAGGTAGAATTATCGATTTATCTAAAAAAGTTGCAAATGATTTAGGTGTTATAGCTACTGGTACTGCACCTGTTATACTTGAGGTTGTTGGATTTCATGGTCATCAAATTTCAAAAACAGCCCCTAGTTCTGAAAGAGTATATACAGGTGGAGTATTTATGGTTCAAGTTGGAGCATTTAGAAGGCTTGAAGGTGCAAATATATATAAAAATAAATATGATGGAACAGGCGGATATAGTGCAGTAGTTCGTGAGTTTGAACTTGATAGATATCCAATTTATAGAGTATTTTTAACTGGATTTAGAAGTGAAGAAGAAGCAAGAGATTTTGCTTATAATACGCATATTAGCGGTGCATTTATAACTAGGCAGTAA
- a CDS encoding LPS export ABC transporter periplasmic protein LptC: MVIRIFYVAIAIFSIAMVILSVQAPYLSEFFKNELEIASIEMEGIIDYEVNNEIILSSFEAQKGIRYSTRDEFFNFIGKNIDKDTNNTLTANKAIYKGDIITFIDNAIYLNSDNLQYKSDEIVYNSKEKTIKSDKPFVAMQDDKKVIGSSVIYDLNKKQTFAKGVNAWFSTKQD; encoded by the coding sequence ATGGTTATAAGAATTTTTTATGTAGCTATTGCTATTTTTAGTATAGCTATGGTTATACTAAGCGTACAAGCTCCATATTTAAGTGAATTTTTTAAAAATGAGCTTGAGATTGCAAGTATAGAGATGGAAGGAATAATTGATTATGAGGTAAATAATGAAATTATTCTATCTTCGTTTGAAGCCCAAAAAGGAATAAGATATTCAACTAGGGATGAATTTTTTAACTTTATAGGAAAAAATATAGACAAAGATACAAATAATACTTTAACAGCTAATAAGGCAATCTATAAAGGTGACATAATTACATTTATAGATAACGCAATATATCTAAATAGTGATAATTTACAATATAAATCTGATGAGATTGTGTATAACTCAAAAGAAAAAACCATTAAAAGTGATAAGCCTTTTGTAGCAATGCAAGATGATAAAAAAGTAATAGGCTCTAGCGTTATATATGATTTAAACAAAAAACAAACTTTTGCAAAAGGAGTAAATGCATGGTTTTCAACAAAACAAGATTAA
- the yihA gene encoding ribosome biogenesis GTP-binding protein YihA/YsxC, producing the protein MIKVIDAKFLTSAPNLNACDDYGLTEVVFLGRSNVGKSSLINAIVGQKNLAKSSSTPGKTQLINFFEAKFRKDEEDISLMLVDLPGFGYARVSKKTHNIWQNALDEFLKKRENIRLFIHLIDSRQYNLELDIRVDEYLKSFLRGDQKILNLYTKCDKLNQSDKSKLLKHDKDAVFVSTFKKIGIEKAKESILKSALGV; encoded by the coding sequence TTGATAAAGGTTATTGATGCTAAGTTTTTAACTTCTGCTCCAAATTTGAACGCATGTGATGATTATGGGCTTACTGAGGTTGTTTTTTTAGGGCGTTCAAATGTGGGTAAAAGCAGTCTTATAAATGCCATAGTTGGACAAAAAAACCTTGCTAAAAGTAGCTCAACTCCAGGAAAAACACAGCTTATTAATTTCTTTGAAGCTAAATTTAGAAAAGATGAAGAAGATATCTCTTTAATGCTTGTTGATTTGCCAGGATTTGGCTATGCAAGAGTTTCAAAAAAAACTCATAATATCTGGCAAAATGCTCTTGATGAATTTTTAAAAAAAAGAGAAAATATTCGTTTGTTTATACATTTAATTGATTCAAGGCAGTATAACTTAGAGCTAGATATAAGAGTGGATGAATATTTAAAGAGCTTTTTAAGAGGAGATCAAAAAATTTTAAATCTCTATACTAAATGTGACAAACTAAATCAAAGCGATAAATCAAAGCTATTAAAGCATGATAAAGATGCAGTTTTTGTCTCTACTTTTAAAAAAATCGGTATAGAAAAGGCTAAAGAATCTATTTTAAAAAGCGCTTTAGGTGTATAG
- a CDS encoding TatD family hydrolase gives MIVDTHCHLDDERFDDDLDDVILRAKEAGVEKIIIPGADMKDLKKARDICYKYENIYFAAGVHPYHHDNFDIDFLKEMAEDKKCVAIGECGLDYYHLKEDFETQDERDLEKQKQKKVFLAQIDLASELKKPLIVHIRDANQDSFDILKENSHKLVGGVLHCFNSSELLLGLKDHGFHFGIGGVLTFKNAKALVEILPKIPLEKLLVETDAPYLAPVPNRGKRNEPSYTRFVVEKMSEILNIERKRLEEITTFNAKSLFLI, from the coding sequence TTGATAGTAGACACACATTGCCATTTAGATGATGAAAGATTTGATGATGATTTAGATGATGTTATTTTAAGAGCAAAAGAAGCAGGTGTTGAAAAGATTATAATACCTGGGGCTGATATGAAAGATTTGAAAAAAGCAAGAGATATTTGCTACAAATATGAAAATATCTACTTTGCAGCCGGAGTTCATCCATATCATCATGATAATTTTGATATTGATTTTTTAAAAGAGATGGCAGAAGATAAAAAATGTGTTGCGATTGGTGAGTGTGGATTAGATTACTACCATTTAAAAGAGGATTTTGAAACACAAGATGAACGCGATTTAGAAAAACAAAAACAAAAAAAAGTTTTTTTAGCTCAGATTGATTTAGCAAGTGAGCTTAAAAAACCTTTAATAGTTCATATTAGAGATGCAAACCAAGATAGTTTTGATATATTAAAAGAAAATAGCCATAAACTTGTTGGTGGTGTTTTGCACTGTTTTAATTCAAGTGAACTTTTACTTGGATTAAAAGATCATGGCTTTCATTTTGGAATTGGTGGTGTTTTAACTTTTAAAAATGCGAAGGCGTTAGTTGAAATTTTACCTAAAATTCCACTAGAAAAACTTCTTGTTGAGACAGATGCACCATATCTTGCACCGGTTCCAAATAGAGGCAAGAGAAATGAGCCAAGCTATACTAGGTTTGTTGTTGAAAAAATGAGCGAAATATTAAACATTGAAAGAAAAAGGCTAGAAGAGATTACGACATTTAATGCTAAAAGTCTTTTTTTAATTTAA